In Phycisphaerae bacterium RAS2, the DNA window AAGCATCGAGGTTCAGCACGGTACGATCCGGCGCGGTCGTTCGATCTATAGCCAAATGACTTAATATGCCTGCATCTTTCAGACACGGCCCGCCGATACCAACGAAATGCAGCGATCGTCAATCTCAGGAAAGGACGCGACGATAGGAGGCAAACAGCGGGCGACGCGACTCGAACGCGCAACGTCCAGCTTGGAAGGCTGCAAGGCCGGGTTGCAACCTCATCCAGAATCAGCACTTACAGACGCACTGCCGTCAGTCTATGGTCCAGACTATACCATGGATGGCGAATCAGAGACACGCCATTCCAATCATGTCAAAGATTCGAGCGGCGTCGAAGGTCTACTGATCAACGATCCCGACTTGAATCTCATTGCTGAGCGCTGGCATGTGCTCCATGCAGCAGTGCGCGCCGGCATTCTCGCAATGGTTCAAGCTCCTGATGCAATTAGCGATGCTTTCGAAGCAGAAGGTCCACCGTTGAAATCGGTTGGCCACTGTTCAGCAAGTGTCGTTGAGAAGCGTGGGTCCTCCCAAGGAGAAAATCTTCCAACCCTCCCACGGGAACAACCGCGCGGATAGGTAATCTTTCTTTCCCGCCGCGAAACCGCGGCCGATTTGTCACAAGTCCCTGTGAATGCACAGTTTGAAACCAATGGTGATGCGATGAGCAAGAAGAGAGATAAACCAACCGCTGAGACCCCGGCCGGCGCCGGCAAAGCCGCCCCGCTCCGGCTCGAATGGATCGAGGCCGGCTCCCTCACCGACAACCCGGCCAACTGGCGAAAGCACAGCCAGGAACAGCTTGCGACCGTGAAGGACCTCCTCAGCGACCCCGACGTCGGTTGGGCCGGCGCCTGCCTGTTCAACGAACGGACCGGCCGGCTCATCGACGGCCACGCCCGCAAGTCGGTTGTTGACCCGTCGGTGCCGATCCCTGTGCTCGTCGGCAACTGGTCGGAGGAGGCAGAGCGCAAAATCCTTGCGACCCTCGACCCCGTCGCCTCGATGGCGGCGACCTCGCGAGAAGCGTATGAAGCCTTGCTCGCGCAGACGCCGGTCGACAGCCTGTGGGTACGAGACCTAATGCACGCGACGCTCACCGGCGGCGAAGTCGCTGAGGACGAGTCGGCCGAGGACAGCGACGCCGCGGCGGACCGGCTCATTCCCGAGATGGAGTGCCAGCCCTTCGAGCACTACAACTACGTCGTGCTCATGTTCCGCAACGACCAGGACTGGCAGGCGGCGTGCGAGCGCCTTGGCATCGGCAAGGTCAAGGTGAGCTACCCGGGCGGACTCGTGAAGGTCGGCGTCGGCCGAGTCATCGACGGGCCCAAAGCCATGATTAAGCTCGCCTCTGGCGCCGCTGTGGAGCACCCAGCAAAATGAAAATCGTCATTCCATCCAAGAATCGGGCTGACGTACTCGCGGAGCACTCCTTCAAACTGTTCCCTGACGCGACGGTGTGCGTGTCGGAAGACGAGGCCGATGCATACCGCAAGATCACACCGAACCTGCTCCTGCATCCGGCGACGGTGAATGGCATCGGGCCAAAGAGACAATGGATTCTCGATAACGTCGCAGACGACGTTGTCTTCATGCCCGATGATGACCTGGTTTGTGTATGGTCAAACGTCGGCTTCCGCCGGCGTCGAATCACCGACCCGGCGACCGTGCAGGCAATTGTCGAGCGGGCCGCGATTCTTGCCGCTGACATGCGAGTCGGGGTCTTCGGATTCTGGCAGGCAGCGTTCACGCGCTATTATGCGAATTTCGACCCCTTCTCCTTGAACACATGGGTCGGCACCGCGCTTGGGTTTGTCGGACGTCGATTCCGCTATGACGAGAAGCTGGTCCTGCGGGCGGATATCGACTACTGCCTGCAATGCCTCCTGCACGACCGGATCATGCTGATGGACTGTCGCTTCAAGTTCGACAACGTCGCCGCGTTCAAGGGCAAAGGTGGAAACGCGTCCAACCGGAGTCTTGAGCGGCATCAGCGAGAGTTAGACTACCTGAAACGCAAGTGGGGCGGTCACATTGAGATCGTGCACGACAAGCAGACGCTCCGCATCCTCGTGAAAGTCCCTCGATAGCCAGGCATTGAAACGGTGTACCTGAGTTCATCGTTTCACCCGCCCCGCGGCCAATTGAAACAGTGAACCCCGGTTCACCGTTTACCGCCCATCCACGCGTCCCAATTCCTCCCCCGTCAGCCGCCCTGTTCGTAACCAGGGCTCATTTCATGTTTTATGCTGTCTAAAATGGTGGCCAATATGGTGGCACTTTTGGATGGACCATAAGCCGTTGGCGTGATAAGGTTTACGTATCGAACGGGAAACGTTCCCGACAAAAAGTGTGGCCCGCGACGCTACTAACGCCCGGGCCAGTGGACACCAGAAAGGGCCTTCCGATGTCGAACGCAAGCGTAGCAACCCCTTCCTATCACGTCAACGGCGACGGCCAGGTGTTTCGCCTGCTGGCCGAGCAACTCACCGACTACATCAAGCCCGCACTCGATGCCGATGCCGTGCGTGAAATCGTCGATGAACGGTTCGGCGATGTTCACGCCGAAGTCTCGCGGGCGGCCGATACGCTCGCCGATCAGTTGACGGCGCAACTCGACGGTCGTATCGATGCTCGAATTGCCAAGTCGGTTCGCGTGATCGAAGTCCAGCGACCGGACGCCGATGCGGTCAAGATCGACGGCGCCCACGCCCAATTCGACGACTTGATGCAGATGATCCGCGAGGGTCATCAAAACGTGCTCATGGTCGGACCGGCCGGCTCGGGCAAGACCACGCTCGGCAAGCACGCGGCCGAAGCCCTGTCCTTGCCATTCGGCTTCATATCTCTCTCGGCCGGCGTGTCCGAGTCGCACCTGCTTGGCCGGGTCATGCCGCAAGCGGACGGGTCGTGGAAGTACGAGCCATCGCTGTTCGTCCGCCTCTACACGGGCGGCGGCGTGTTCCTGCTCGACGAAGTCGACGCCGCTGACGCCAACGTCATGGTGTCGGTCAATGCCGCACTTGCGAACGGCGTGCTTGCCCTTCCGAACGGCGAAGTAGTGCACCGTCACAAGGATTGCTTCATCCTCGCCGCTGCCAACACGTTCGGCCGCGGAGCCAATGCGATGTATGTCGGGCGCAATGCCCTCGACGCCGCCACGCTCGATCGGTTTGTCCTTGCCACGGTGCACGTCGAATACGACGTCACGATGGAGCGACGAATTGCAACGCAGATCGCCGGCGACAAGGCCGAGCTGGTCGTGGCCTGGGTGACCGCACTTCGGGAGTCGATCGACTCCGCCAATCTCCGGCGCGTCGCGAGTTCGCGGTTGGTCATATCGGCCGCCCGAGCCATGGCCGCCGGCGTCACGCTCGCCACCGTCGCCTCGCGCTACCTGCGTGATTGGTCGACGGACGAGCTGAACAAGTTGAGCCTGAATGTGAAGGAGGTTGCGTGATCATGGTCGCCAAGCAACTCAAGCCCTCTCGTTATCGCACTACCTGCCGCACGTGTGGCAGCGCCATTCGCCCGGGCGACATGATTACGGGTGGCAAAGGGCGCTCAGTCTGCGCGACTTGTTCACATGGGTCACTGGCCGAGCCCGCGGCTCCGGCCCCGGCCCCGCGGCCCATTGGCCCTGTCCGCGGGCTTGACTTGGAATCCAGCGGAGTTCATTCACTCTACCTGGAATCGCTCTCCGAGGCCGTCGACTACGTCACCGCCGGAGTTCCTGCTGCGGCCGAAAACATTCCGTTTATCGCATCCCGATACTCGGAAAATGCGGCTCGCAGCCGCACTGCCTTCTTTGAGCGGCACCTGCCATCGACACTTGCCAGCGACATCGCGAACCCGAAAAAGTCGATACTCGATGCGGTCGATTCGATGCGTCGATCGCTCACCGAGTCTGTTGTCCTTACGTCGCCCGCGCGCAATCGGCGCCGCGGCGTCGATACGGGAGACGAGATCAACGTCGACCGATTCTTGTCCCGGCAGCCCGAGTGTTGGGACAGGATCGAACGGGCTCCCAAGCCAAAGCGGGTTGTCAGCATCGCGATTAACGGTATCACGCCCGGCAATTTTGAAAGCCGGCATCTTTGTCCTCGCGGCGCGGCTGTTATCGCGCTCGCCGACTACCTGACGGAGCAAGGCTATTCGGTCGGGATCACTCTGTTTGCCTGCTCGCGTGGATTGTGCCTGCCCGCGCATAGCGACATTTCGATTGTCAATATCGCGGTGAAACACCCTGATCACCCGATGGATATTAACTCGATCGTTGCCCCCGTTTGCGATGCTGGCATCAATCGACTCGTCGCGCTGAAAGCTCTCGCGCTCGCCGCTCGCTCCACCCTCGATGATGGCCTTGGCACCTGCCAATCATTGCCTGCCGAGCTGAAGCAGCGGTTTGTTTTCTGCATCGACTGCGATGTTAGCAGTGAAGCATCAGCCCGATCATGGCTGCAAGACTGCATCAACAAAACGCAACCCGTCGCGGCGTAACCGCGACCAAACCCAAAGGAGATGTCCATGTCAGAGAAAGATCCGATCTTCACCGCGGACGATGTGATCAGCACCTACACGGCGGCGGACGCCGAAGCAGACGGCGCCCTGATTCACTACGCGCCGATCACTCCGGGCCGGTGGTACTTCACCATTGGCGTACACGAGGCCATTGAAGCGAAGAAGGACCACCGATCCTACTTCCAAAAGCTGACGCCCCTCATGTGTGACGCGCTAATGCTTGTGAATGCCACGCTGAAGAAGAACCGCGATGAGCACCTTATCACCGAAGGCCTTGAGGGCAACGTCACCGGCCGGCCCCTGTGGGTCGGACGGAACGAAACCGGCGGCTGGACCGTGATGTTTCCTGAGGAGAATTGACCCATGACTACGGCACTTACTATTGATATTGATGTTGCTCGAGGTCGGATTGCCTCTGGTGAAAAGCTGACGGATGTCGCCGCCGGCCTCGGGCTCCCGTGGCAGCGGCTTTCAAAGGCTCTTCGCGGCAAAGCCCGCGGCGGGCCCGCTCCGTCCGCGGCCCACCCGAACCCCGAGACCGAGATCGCGGATGGCGCCAACGAG includes these proteins:
- the nirQ gene encoding Denitrification regulatory protein NirQ, which gives rise to MSNASVATPSYHVNGDGQVFRLLAEQLTDYIKPALDADAVREIVDERFGDVHAEVSRAADTLADQLTAQLDGRIDARIAKSVRVIEVQRPDADAVKIDGAHAQFDDLMQMIREGHQNVLMVGPAGSGKTTLGKHAAEALSLPFGFISLSAGVSESHLLGRVMPQADGSWKYEPSLFVRLYTGGGVFLLDEVDAADANVMVSVNAALANGVLALPNGEVVHRHKDCFILAAANTFGRGANAMYVGRNALDAATLDRFVLATVHVEYDVTMERRIATQIAGDKAELVVAWVTALRESIDSANLRRVASSRLVISAARAMAAGVTLATVASRYLRDWSTDELNKLSLNVKEVA